The Anas platyrhynchos isolate ZD024472 breed Pekin duck chromosome 1, IASCAAS_PekinDuck_T2T, whole genome shotgun sequence genomic sequence tctgtttgaggaacgggagttgtgaaaactccctgctgaagtaaggagctgtataatacttggctagacactatgaaaattcttttgcttaatgtaacaaaaaagagaaccccctccccttctctccttctgcatctcagttgcctcttttgttcaaagacccttctgcaaagctcatgtaaccatctcctgataagttgctaaccgagtgtatcaacatcctgcctttctgtctcatgctgggccaacaggaccaaataaaaaagaagttgaaccacaacgccaaGGAAGAccacggccttcatcttcacgagcaccagagggacagagacgaccccctagcaacagttgcagaatataccaggatgtgctgcgtaatcccggaattaccaagatataaaaagggaccctggcgggggtgaggtgcgcgccgttggtggaaccgagactccccggctgcccagcgcttgctgttgcttactcaataaattcctttctattcttaatgcaatgctctctgaaaattaattaagggggtgacttataacaaatttggtgccgtgactcggatgaaggcaatctgattgaaagaccttcggagggggcgccccgctgatttcagcggcctTCACTAGGAttactttcattcaaatccttcaccGACGAACCCTAAATTcagcagcaagcaaataaagccggcaacccctagtaatctttgtgcatgaagaccgaacgaagactcaggagtgagtaagtataggccggtgatccgttcggttggggttgggtatcctGGAGCGTAGCGTTGTgagacgtccaattgcggacgaagcgagtgcggacccctcggtagtgcggttcccacatcccgtgagggactgggccacgaaaagggggaagcgatttgtgtgtgtatgtgtgtgaaggcgctccagaagatgggacagaagaagagtaagccttctggtcccatgggcGGGGTAACGACAGATGTTAGGTTACCCCgggattaatgattaaaaattgggaggattccccttttaggcggggaaggaataaagtaaaaatgatacattattgtgttgaagtttggggtgGTAAACAGATTTTAAGGAGACCACCTTTACCGGCCCGTATTTGGGTCCTTTGAAAATTGGGTTTGCCAGaccctaaatatttatgtaaactcaaaggaaccttttagtTTGGAAAAAAGTGAATATGCACATTTGTGGATCAGCTCGGAAACTCAAGCCAATTTATaccctctaaaagaaaaaggaggggatgggaggcgCAAGAAAAACCGAGAAttagagatcccagccccactgcctccctatatttcaccaccaccacctgcagcccctctgacTCCCGGGCTTCCTAAACCGCAACCCCGGGGAGACTCTGATAGCAACTCTGACTCTAGCACTCAGGGACCAGTGACTAGGAATATGTGGCCGTCCCCATTAACTCCGGGGACGTccgagattttaagaaagacaggaggagggtaagcgagctttaatggcaactggcaTAATGTTTGtagctgctgaggaataattctaactgcacattatatattgtatatataaaagcccgggcatttttgttaaagtgttcttttataccTATGTTAGtatgtaaatatgaaaatataagaactgccattgaggtgtatgtctaagggaacaaaatttgcccaggcatattattggctcatcaggtttaaatgttcccagtgtaattgtctacaggcagttaatttacagtggtctgattttacttgtgtatctatatattgtgggttttggagggattgggattgactagcaaagagcttctaggaaaacgGTGGAATATTGACCACTGtagattacaataggaaaagttcaaagcaaagaaatcccgaggaaaagccccctaggatgtatactaacacactggagggatatagtggggTGAGAGGGTACAGAGAGTAAAAGAACccttatcaaatattgtaatcagtggtggccactttataaactagaggatggagagaagtggcccctaaatggaagtattaattataacaccatattacagtcaatgttgtttttgtggagagaaggaaaacaggatgaaatgttgtatattgatgttgtttcagcatcttagagggaaaaggtacggaattaagttggcccctgactgagtctttgatgttggcattagaaaagtaaaggctagagaatgataaaggaagtgttaaaaggattgttgaaagtgttaaaggtattggaggttgaatgagcagggaaagaggatgtaggaatgttaatagttccaCCTCAGCCCGAGGCTGAGATCCTAAAATCAGGGATGTTAGCCCTCTGGGGCAaagggatcatgatgggtcccagagagagttgttatggaaacagaaaagcagctaactcttaaaacaacctgagttcatgtgcgagctcagattGCTGATGGGACCACTCAGGGAACTGCGGAcaattgcattcccctgaccgaccccactgagaccctaatcatcccaAAAATTATGATCggttaagtaaatactaaaatctggatgaattgggaattgagaatattaTTCCTAGATACAGAATTATAGAAACAATTGACTCTGACCGAGGCCCTCATTTTGTCTCCAAAGTGTCTCAAGAGACTATGGAAGCTCTAGGAACAAGTTGGGAATACCACACTCCGTGGCATTCCCAACTCCCAAAGTGCTGGAAAGGTAGAGCGAAagaatggtgaaattaagaaataactaacaaaacttgtgctggaaactaaggcttcttgggtaaaatgcttacctcttgcactgttaaacatacGGACACAGCCCAAaactgatgtaggaatttctccttttgaaatgctatatggtatgccctatgacttggaattgccacttgatcaccctcaattctaattaagacttggaaagagacgTCTTTAACACCATGATGGGGAAGGCCCCtctgttgttttgcttaccacAGAAACGGCTGTTCGAACTGCGGAGAAAGGATGGACGCATGCCAGCCGTGTGAAAGGACCAATCCgggaaggtaaatgggaggcagctccaggccctgacGACTTGCAGCTGACACTAAGACGGACTCGATAAGTATTGTGTATTATCTGTGTAtcgtgggaaggggaggaggccctgtttcaaaggctccctagtaggttcccctgaagaacactgctgctgccaagaagaacCGATACCTTGTAGTTCGCTGCAACCGAACTGACAAGCGAGGCCGAGAAGTGAAAACGGTGGGGGACTGAGGGGCCGACAATTTAGATGGGCTCCGACCACCTCCTACGATACATGGGAGTCAGTATCATCATTTTGGTCAGCTATGGGTCTGCGCATCCCCACCAGCCTTTTAAATGGAGCTTGATCAGACGGAAGGATCAATTCGTCATCCAGCAAACAACGACAGCAGGTGCCCCCAGTTTCTGCATCACATTATGTGACCTGGTGTCAGTGCAGCCATGCTTTAACcgatcaggattttatttctgcccaagttctaacccgggaaaggggtactgtaaTTACCTGAACGCGTATTATTGTGCATACTGGGGGTGTGAAACCATTGCTACGGACTGGACACTCGGGGCTGGTCGGGATAAATTCttacaagtgggatatgggcTGCAAGGTTGTAACCAACAAGCAGGTCCCCGTTACAGGTGGTGAGGGCATGGTATAGGGTATACAGGAACCTTCCacggaaataaagaaatttgcaaggttctatatatataaatataacaaaccCAGATGATACTAGCTgggtactaggaaaaatgtgaggtgtcagattttacaaacacagaacagataggggaggactcgtactaataaaaaggaggatgccGATAGGCCCCAGGCAGTAGGACCAAATGAGGTATTGTCAGAAAGTGTCCAGGGAATCCAGCCTGCCAAAAATACTACAGTGCCAACCCTCGGCAGCCCTACGAGCTCAGGTAAAACCGAGAACGATAACATAGCTGAGAATAACATATGGGGGTGTCATGAATGCCAGCTaccaattattaaacaaaacaaacccaaatgtaacaaaacactgttgattATGCTTTAGTATAAGGCCTTCATATTATGATGCTATCAGGAATCCTGGGGAGCCCTCCCGCACAAACGAGAACAACCCTCTACATTGCAGTAGGGGAAAAGACATAAGGGTAACACTAACACAAGTCACTGGAGGCGGTAGGTGTGTGGGCACGGTTCCTAGTGGGGACTGTCACCTACGTAATATcatggagaatggaaaacaatcagccGAGTGGTTAATCCCAGCCAACAACGCTAGGTGGGTTTGTTTGTGAGTGGGCGTAACTCCTTGTCTATCACTAAAACTCTTTAATGCGTCTCGTGATTTCTGTATACAGGTGATAGttataccaaggattctataccacCCTGAGGATTGTATGTACACCCAGACACAGTGGCAAGTCGTCATCTGGAAAGACGGGAACCATTCACACCTCTAACTTCGGCTACCCTAATAAtcctgggaggagctggagtGGGGACTGGGGTAGCCTCATTGGTTAAACAAAATCAGGAATTTACTTCCTTATGCATTGCTGTGGACGAGGACCTGACCCAAATTGAACAATCCATCTCGGCCCTGGAAAATCTATCAGGTCACTTTCAGAGGTAGTGTTACAAAATCGTAGGGGAttagatttggtatttttttacaACAGGGCGGGCTGTGTGCAGCCCTGAAAGAGGAATGCTGTGTGTATGCTGATCACACTGGAGTGGTAAAAGATACAATGGCAAGACCCAGggaagggttgaaaaaaaaaaaaaaaaaaggaaacaggagaaTGATGAAGCCCGACAGAGCTGGTACGaatcttggtttaattattcaccttgGCTTACTACTTTATTATCAACAATAACAGGACCTTTGTTGTTATTAATGATAGCACTAACTTTTggaccatgtatttttaataaattgattgTGATTGTAGAAGGTCGTTTAGAAGCAGCACATCTAATGCTCACAGATGACAAATACGAGCCAATAAGGACCAACAAAGGAATCGAGGAAACATTGGTTCTtagtagccaggcattgcagagattcaatgaacaaaatgagtaactaaaagaaaaaggagggattgtaatacacaataaatgtttgttcattgtcttttgtattataaaaacaaggagttctgtttgaggagcgggagttgcaaaagcttcctgctgaagtaaggagctgtataatgcttggctagacactatgaaaattcttttccttaatgtaacaaaaaagagaaccccctccccttctctccttctgcatctcagttgcctcttttgttcaaagaccctgctgcaaagctcatgcaaccatctcctgataagttgctaaagtggtgtatcaacatcctgccttcctgtctcacgctgggcaaacatgaccaaataaaaaaagaagttgaaccacaacgctgaggaagactacggccttcatcttcacgaccaccagagggacagagacgacccccagcaacagtgcgcgcagtcgcagaatataccaggatgtgctgcgtaatcccggaattaccaagatataaaaagggaccctggggggggtgaggtgcgtgccGATGGCGGAACCAAGACTctccggccgcccagcgctgttttgcttgctgttgcttactccataaattcctttctattcttaatgcaatgctctctgaaaattaattaagggggcaacttataacaaatATGATCATTGTAAGCTCCTCTGAAGCACTCTGGTAAAATTTCTTGTTATCTCCACCCCCTGAGCCTCTCAATGGATGCCAAAAGGCTGCCGTGGTTTCACTTTGGTGTCTAACTAaaaccacaactgctctctcattgCTCCTCAGAGACAGAGGGGAGGCAGAAAGGATTACCCAAAAGAAAAGGCTAAGGTgttgagagaaggaaaattgaaatacaaaagaaaaagaaaaaacaaaataaaagccaatCCACACGGAAGCACAGAAAGCAGTTACTCTCTACTGCCCATCAGCAAGCAAGGTCAGCCACATCTTGGGAAGCAGGGCCCCAGTACACATATCCGTTGTCTGGGAGGAAAAACCTCTCTCAATTACTTTccaatggtcttgggaatccAGAGAGATCCTGGTCTATTGGAAGATGGCCTGCACCCATGCCCGTGCTGCCAAACCCAGACCCATACCCGTGTTTTGGGGAGGGCTGGCAACCTTGGCACCCATGAATTTGGGATTTCCCATGCCTtcagcccttctctgggcatGAAACCCAATgcaggggttttgggggtcccTGGTGGGCTGCGTTTTAGGGGCAGTTGCTGTTTCTGGTCTGGGCACACGGTGCAGGAAGGGTTTCTGCTGGAGCAAATGCCACTGCTGTCCCTCGGCACTGGGTGCCCGGTCCAGGCAGCAGGCGGCTCGAGAGGCTCCAGAATCAGTAAGATtataaagtaggtatgtttattcagcgcTGGGTGGCACGGAGGGTAGACCCACCAAAGTCAAGTGCACCCTAATGCGGCAACTTGCCTTGGTTATATGCAGTAGAGAGTTACATACGCATGAGGTTTCCCAatacacctatacatatgcataacccGTCCCCgcttagtattaaaattagttccaacaagtcatttccataaactcctccccTCTGTGCTTGCTTGGTGCCTTCTGGTGGAGGGCGCTGAGGGTCGTGGGGATGAAGTCAGATGTCTTCATCAGGGTTGAACTTTTTACCTCATCTCCTTGCGCATGCTCTCTGAGCCCTTGGTCACAGTCCGAGCCATAATGTTGATTAGATCTGGTTCTTGGGGTCCGAGGGTTCCTGTTATCTCAAGGTCTTGCAAGTTTGCCATTCTTTTTAGCAGTTCTCCTTATCTCTGAGCCCTTGGTCCCAGTCCGAACCATAAGGTTGGTTTGATCTGGTTCTTGGAGTCCCAGGGGCTCCTGTTGTGTGGAGACCCaagcgcagcacaggcacatcGCAAATGTAGCACGTTAAGCAATGAGTGTTGcctacatattcattcttaatcaatcgctctctaatttctaaccCCATGTCTCACCAGGATGAAATCCGCCTCCCCAGGGATTTGTGCTCTGTTTTTCTCCACCTCCGTGGTGTTTATCCTCCTCTAACACCCGGAGCACGCCTCGTGCCAGGGCTGGCGTGGGGGTCCCAGGATGGGACGGTCTGGTCGGCGCAGTACCAGGTCACTGAGGATGCTCACACGACCATACAGAcggtttttatttctgctttgcagtGACATCAGCGTGTGCTTGGCCACTCTTCTGCTGAAAAAGCACGGAGCGCGTTGGTAGGAGCGAAATATGCGCAGCATTGTTCGGAGGAACACTGCTGAGACGCTCCGAGCCCAGCCCTGACGGGTGCATTTAACCACCTTTACCCCTGCAGTGCGTAAATTTAAACCCCAAACAGGAGCTGTGTGCTATTAGCAAGTCTCTTTTAACTTGCATTTTTTCGTCTATGTTAAAAGAGGACTCTCATTTTGGGGGCACGGGCTGCTATCTGCCATCCCGTAGCTGCGGTTATGCTACGTGGGGGCACTCTGGGTGTCAGAGCAGCTCGGGGAGCAGCACCTTTCcctgaaaacacacacacagagctgcaTTCAGGGAGATAACCATGGAGGATCCCCGACAGCTGAAGGACTGATAATTTTCCTGTTTAAGCAACAGTGACAAAGgtcaaatcctgcttttaattGTGGCTGGGAAGCTGAGCACTGATAACGTGGGGTGCAGGCAAGGCTGTCCCTGTCTcgtgtgaaaatattttatgagatTCAGGGTGCCATAGAAAGAAACAGCCTGCttgctctgctggcagaagaCTACTCTTCAGAATAATTTAAAGCTGTCATtaagagaataagaaaaaaaatgtagccaCGAATGGAAGCATTTGAAATATGAAGTTTAATTTTAAGAGTCTCTCTCACTGCCTTTCCAAAGAGCCACAGAGTTGCTGTAAGAAATGTTCCTGCTTGGCAGGCTTTAGAGAGGCATTTAACATAGGCATTGtcctttttgggggaaaatgaagtttttatagactggagctgctgttgtgctgggctctggcctttccttgaacacaaaacacaaaggaGCAGAAAAGAGCAGCAAAGATACGAAGAGCAGAAGCTGTGCCTCGTGTCGACTCTCACGTGCAAATTCCCCGAGGGAGCCACCCTCATCGGCTATTCCGAGGTCTGGAAAAATGTGCTGGCATCTGGCTGCTTGGGCCACTGCTTTAACTGGGCATGGGATCACACCAGCACTGCTAAGGACATGTGAGAACAACTCTGCAGAAAGAACTCAGGCTCAGgcaaggatctcagtgaagtagcaaTTTTATTTGTGGTTGCAATGGCAGgcatcctgcaagcaggagcacCCAGTAAAAGTTTATCCTAACCTCACATTCCCTAAGAACTGACACCTGATTTCTCCCGTTTCCTCATGGGCTGAGAACTACAGGCTCACAGCCTACTCGACTCTCTTCTATGCCATacatgtacaattttatttgaccaactgTTAAGCTGCCCCTTGCCACGagtcccgctgctgctgcccacaggtGCCCTTGCAGCCCCGGACCCCCCTGTACTCACAGCACCATCCCCTCGTGCACGGCCCCATCCAGGTGCAGATTCTCGATGAAGGAGATGTTTGGGACCAGGTTAGTTTTCTACTGCAAATAAAAAACCATTTTCTTTGTAGCATGTTTTACTGCAAGAACACAAGTTTTTATCtcacattcctttttttctctcccctgtttTTTTTGCCCACACCTGCCCTTTTCCCTCCATGcctgccctccttcccactacccctctccctttcccatAAACGACAACAAAAGGGACCAGGGAGCGTCCCCACCCCAGCGGTGGCACTGTTTGAAGTGGTGCCAGAACCACTGACACGGTGCCCACAGGTGGCCTCAACGCCCCACGGAAGGGCTGCATATAAGTAACCCATGGGACGCGGGCAGGGGTTGAAAAACACCACCAAGTGGAGCAGAGGTAACAACTCgctgcagctccagggctgcTGGGACCGGGCCGGGGGGGACCTGGGGGTCTGCAGCCGGGCACCGGGGTCCTTCTGCGCATGGAGCAGCTCAccctgggctgggtgctgctggccagcACCATGTTTGGCACCGCAGCCACTGGCAGCAGGCGAGATGTCCGTGCTATCACAAGGAAGGTGATGGACATGGCCTGGGACTCCTTTGATGACCAGTACCAGGACTGCAGAACTGGGATGGAGGAGAAGCTGAAAACGGTGAACAGCCCTGAGTTCCAAAACAAGACCTATGCAGACacctggagaagagcagccaAGCACTGGCAGAATCAGTGGGGCAACTCCAACCGCCCGCAGGTGCTGCCGCAGGAGCAGGCGGTGGCCGTGCTGGCGTACACTGACAGGGGGACACCTGTACAAGCAGCTCAACGCAGCTGTGCGTGAGGGTGGGCGCTCCCGTGAGCACTACCTGCAACACTTCCCCTTCAAGACGCTGCATTTCCTCCTGATCGAGGCTGTGCACACCCTATGGAAGGCCCAGAACACGGAATGCTACAACGTCTACCGCGGTGTCCTTGGCATCTGCTTTACGGCCCAGCTCAACCAGACCGTCCACTTCGTCCAGTTCGCCTCTGCCTCCTTCAAGAATAATACTGCCCAGAAATTTGGCAATGACACCTTATTCTTTGTGAACACCTGCTACGGTGTCTCCATCAGGAGCTTCTCCTTCTCCCAGGACCAGGACGAAGTCCTCATCCCACCCTTTGAGGTCTTCAATGTCACCAAAGTCATCCATTACATAGACAGAACCCACATCCATCTCCACTTGCATTCCATGAACAGCACCTACAACTGTGCACTGGTGAATAGTACGGACAGCCAGCAGGGTGGGTGCCCCCGGGAgatggctggggacagggcacagccctgggcaggcgCCACCGTGCTCCCCACGCTCCTCCAGCCATGGCTGCAGAGGAACACTGGTGGGCCGGCGTGCAGAAGCAGGAGTTGGGGTGGGCGCAGGGTTGAGTATCTCCTAAATTCTGGGGCGAAAAACGCCAtaaatgggacagaaaatgatCCATTATGCAAAATGGGTGGGTGGGGCTTACCGGGGGACCACAGTTGGCCCAACCAGGAGGTGAGGGTGACGCCGGAGGGCAGGGATTGGTCGAGGCCCTCCCAGTAGACGCCGCTGTCACTGGTGTGGCCGACGTTGGTGAAGATGGTGTTGCAGGCGATGGTGGCCATGGCGTTGGGGTTGGTCTTGGCTGAGGTCCCCGGGGCCACCCCGAAAAAGCCGCGTTCGGTGTTGATGGCCCGGAGGTGACCTGCAGAGGGCGCGGGGGAACATGGTAGGAGAAAAATGacgaaaaggacaaaaaaaaattaaaaaaaaagaaaagaagcgaAAAAATGGGGTGTTTGGGAAGAGGACGGCcaagaagaagcaaaaaaatgtgGTATTTGTGAAGGAGATGACCCAAAAACCCAAGAATTCATGGTTGTCGTGAAGAGGACGACCAAGAAGACCCAAAATATGGAGATCCGCCAATTTTAGGACATCAAAGATGGAACTTTTGGGGTTTTTGAGGTCCAAAAACCCAAATTTTTGTGGTCTTCATGAATACAACAACCAAGAAGACCCAAAAAGCCATGGTCTTCTTGAAGAGGACAACCAAGAAGACCCAAAAAACCATGGTCTTCATGAAAAagatgaccccaaaacccaaccagCCATGTTCATCATGAAGAAGAAGACCCCAAAAACCTAAAACTCCATGGTTGTCATGAAGAGGACAACCAAGAATACCCAAAAATCCATGGTCTTCATGAAGAAGATgacccaaaaaccccaaaacccatgGTTGTCGTGAAGAAGAAGACCAAGAAGACCCAAAACAACATGGTCTTTGTGAAGAAGATGACCCAAAAACCCAAAAATTCATGATCGTTGTGAAGAGGACGGCCAAGAAGACCCAAAAATCCATGGTCATCATGAAGAGAACGTCCAAGAAGAACGAAAATATGGAGATCCACCAACTTTAGGACATCAAAGCTGGAACTTTTGGGGTTTTTGAGGTCCAAAAACCCAAATACCtatatttttcctgaagaaaaccACCAAGAAGTCCCAAAAACCCAACCATCCATGGTCATCATGAAGAGGACGTCCAAGAAAATcccaaaaaacatgattttcatGAAGAGGACGTCCAAGAAGAACCAAAATATGGAGATCCACCAACATCAAGACACCGAAGATGGAACTTTTGGGGTTTCGGAGGTCCAAAACCCCAAATATCTGTGGTCTTCATGAAGAAGATGACCaagaagaccccaaaacccatggTCTTCATGAAGAAGACCACCaagaagaccccaaaacccaaccatCCATGGTCATCATGAAGACgatgaccaagaagaaccaAAATATGGAGATCCACCAACATCACAACatcaaaaatggaaattttgggGTTTCTGAGGTCCGAAAACCCAAATTTTTGTGgtcttcatgaaaaaaaaaaaacaccaagaagaccccaaaacccacccacCCATGGTCATAATGAAGAGGATGACCAAgaagaccccaaaaaaaaatgatcttcaTGAAGAAGACCAAGAAGAACGAAAATATGGAGATCCACCAAGTTGGGGACatcaaaaatggaaattttgggGTTTTGAGGTCCAAAAACCCAAATATCtatatttttcattaagaaaaaaacacccaaaagaccccaaaacccaaccacTCATGGTCATCATGAAGAGGACGTCCAAGAAGAACCAAAATATGGAAATCCACCAACTTTAGGACATCAAAGCTGGAACTTTTGGGGTTTTTGAGGTCCAAAATCCCAAATATCTctatttttcctgaagaaaaccacccaaaaaaaccccaaacccaccccactCCAGAAGAAGACCCCACCTTCGGCGTCAAACTTCATCCAGGCGATGTCGTCGCCCACACAGTGGATGCGCCAGCCGGGTAGGGCCGGGGTCATCATGGCCAAGTTGGTCTTGCCGCAGGCGCTGGGGAAGGCGGCAGACATATAACGCTTCCGGCCGCTGGGGGAGGTCACCCCCAAAAtctgtggggtggggtggggtggggtggagaAGGTGGCCACCACCgtggggggcaccccaaagaaCCCCAAAGGCACCAGGAACGGCCCCAAAGCCAACCCCAGAAGCCAAATCCGCTCAAAACGGCCTCAAAGCCTCCCAAAACGGCCCCAAACCAAcaagaaatggccccaaatccaCCACCAGAACCCCAAATCCACCAGAAATGGCCCCAAGTCCACCAGAAACGGCACCAAATCCACCAGAAACgtccccaaatccaccccccagaaccccaaatccaccagaaatggccccaaatccaccccccaGAAAGCCCAAATCCaccagaaatggccccaaatccaccccccaTAAGCCCAAATCCaccagaaatggccccaaagccaccccccAGAAAGCCCAAATCCaccagaaatggccccaaatccaCCAGAAACAGCCCCAAATCCaccagaaatggccccaaatccaCACCCCAGAACTCCAAAGCCACCCACAATGGTCCTAAAGCCACCCAAAAcggccccaaagccaccccagAAGCCCAAATCCACCAGAAACAGCCCCAAATCCACCAGATAAGGCCCCAAAGCCACACCCAGAACCCCAAATCTACCAGAAACGGCCCCAAATCCACTCCCCAGAACCCCAAATTCaccagaaatggccccaaatccaCCAGAAACGGTCCCAAATCCACCAGAAAAGGCCCCAAATACACCCGCAGAAGCGCAAAGCCACCAGAAAAGGTCCCAAATCCACCCAAaacagccccaaagccacccccaGAACCCCAAATCCACCAAAAACGACCCCAAATCCATGCCCAGAAGCCCAAAGCcacccaaaatggccccaaatccacccccaGAAGCCCAAATCCACCAGAAACAGTCCCAAATCCACCAGAAACCTACCGCAACCACCCCCAGAACCCCAAATCCACCAGAAACCTCCCCAAATCCACCAGAAATGGCCTCAAATCCATCCCCAGAAGCCCAAAGCCaccagaaatggccccaaagacACCCAAAACGGTCCCAAACCCACCCCCAGAAGCACAAAGCCAACAGAAATGGTCCCAAAGACACCCAAAACGGCCTCAAAGCCACCCAAAACGGCCCCAAACTCAACAGAAACATCCCCAAAGCCACCCCCAGAAGCCCAAATCCACCAGAAATGGCATCAAATCCACCCCCAGAACCCCAAAGCCACCCAAAACGGC encodes the following:
- the LOC140001601 gene encoding LOW QUALITY PROTEIN: erythroblast NAD(P)(+)--arginine ADP-ribosyltransferase-like (The sequence of the model RefSeq protein was modified relative to this genomic sequence to represent the inferred CDS: deleted 1 base in 1 codon); the protein is MEQLTLGWVLLASTMFGTAATGSRRDVRAITRKVMDMAWDSFDDQYQDCRTGMEEKLKTVNSPEFQNKTYADTWRRAAKHWQNQWGNSNRPQVLPQEQAVAVLAYTTGGHLYKQLNAAVREGGRSREHYLQHFPFKTLHFLLIEAVHTLWKAQNTECYNVYRGVLGICFTAQLNQTVHFVQFASASFKNNTAQKFGNDTLFFVNTCYGVSIRSFSFSQDQDEVLIPPFEVFNVTKVIHYID
- the LOC140001605 gene encoding phosphoenolpyruvate carboxykinase [GTP], mitochondrial-like is translated as MPQAAQDPVLCNRLSSAAQCSSRTMYIIPVSMGPPSTPLAKAGVQLTDSPYVVASMHIMTRVGHQIFPSLATGDFVRCLHSVGRPLLLRGEPVNGWPCDPERTLVAHVPAERRIASFSSGYRGNLLLGKKCFALHIASRMARDEGWLAEHMLILGVTSPSGRKRYMSAAFPSACGKTNLAMMTPALPGWRIHCVGDDIAWMKFDAEGHLRAINTERGFFGVAPGTSAKTNPNAMATIACNTIFTNVGHTSDSGVYWEGLDQSLPSGVTLTSWLGQLWSPGDTQPCAHPNSCFCTPAHQCSSAAMAGGAAQL